The Micromonospora sp. Llam0 genome includes a window with the following:
- a CDS encoding HSP90 family protein encodes MEHRFQVDLRGIVDLLSHHLYASPRVFARELVQNATDAITARREAEPDWVGGTVRIEPTADGGLRVHDDGIGLTEPQVHTFLASVGRTSKRDDLGFARQDFLGQFGIGLLSCFMVADTVEVVTRSARGGPAVRWTGYADGRYTTEVDDAARGPVGTTVTLRPRADAGHWLAADQVRDLVRDYARLLDVPVLFCPPAGEPVRLTEPQAPWEVVHADPAARREALLDYGATLLGARPMDVIDLRVPEAGLVGVGFVLPSPSTVGQGGHRVYLKRMLLSDDASKLLPEWAFFVRCVVDTSVLRPTASREALYEDDLLGAVRDGLGGQIRSWLLELSVSQPERLAAFLRVHHLGVKALAVRDDEMLRLVDSWLPFETSRGMMPLRLFRQHLAMIRYVETVDEFRSLAAIASAAGTPIVNAGYAYDAEILQRLPRLDPAIRTRRLDPGELAARLESLSPGQLAVAETFLATARTVLTELDCVPQLRQFDPVTVPALYVLGQAAREQDSVRRAVAGSDELWSEVLSAFADVNVDHRPELVFNWRHPLIRRLAGQPAGAALRNAVEALYGQALLAGHHPLRAVDSAALNRSFLALLDRAFTDPATGPDTPAEEAP; translated from the coding sequence ATGGAACACCGCTTCCAGGTCGACCTGCGCGGCATCGTCGACCTGCTCAGCCACCACCTGTACGCCAGCCCTCGGGTGTTCGCCCGGGAGCTGGTGCAGAACGCCACCGACGCGATCACCGCCCGGCGCGAGGCCGAACCCGACTGGGTCGGCGGCACCGTCCGGATCGAGCCCACCGCCGACGGTGGCCTGCGGGTGCACGATGACGGCATCGGCCTGACCGAACCGCAGGTGCACACCTTCCTGGCCAGCGTCGGGCGTACCTCCAAACGAGACGACCTGGGCTTCGCCCGGCAGGATTTCCTCGGCCAGTTCGGCATCGGCCTGCTGTCGTGTTTCATGGTCGCCGACACCGTCGAGGTGGTCACCCGGTCGGCCCGGGGCGGACCGGCGGTGCGCTGGACCGGGTACGCCGACGGGCGCTACACCACCGAGGTCGACGACGCCGCCCGCGGACCGGTCGGCACCACCGTCACGCTGCGCCCCCGCGCCGACGCCGGGCACTGGCTGGCCGCCGACCAGGTCCGTGACCTGGTCCGCGACTACGCCCGACTGCTGGACGTCCCGGTGCTGTTCTGCCCGCCGGCAGGCGAGCCGGTCCGGCTGACCGAGCCGCAGGCCCCGTGGGAGGTGGTCCACGCCGACCCGGCGGCCCGCCGGGAGGCGCTGCTGGACTACGGCGCGACGCTGCTCGGTGCCCGGCCGATGGACGTGATCGACCTGCGGGTGCCGGAAGCCGGGCTGGTCGGCGTCGGCTTCGTGCTGCCGTCGCCGTCGACGGTCGGCCAGGGCGGCCACCGGGTCTACCTGAAACGGATGCTGCTCAGCGACGACGCCAGCAAACTGCTGCCGGAGTGGGCGTTCTTCGTCCGCTGCGTGGTCGACACCTCGGTGCTGCGCCCGACCGCCAGCCGGGAGGCGCTCTACGAGGACGACCTGCTCGGTGCGGTCCGCGACGGGCTCGGCGGGCAGATCCGCAGCTGGCTGCTGGAGCTGTCGGTCAGCCAGCCGGAACGGCTCGCCGCTTTCCTGCGGGTGCACCACCTCGGGGTCAAGGCGCTCGCCGTCCGCGACGACGAGATGCTGCGGCTGGTCGACTCGTGGCTGCCGTTCGAGACCAGCCGGGGGATGATGCCGCTGCGGCTGTTCCGCCAGCATCTGGCGATGATCCGGTACGTGGAGACGGTCGACGAGTTCCGGTCACTGGCCGCGATCGCGTCGGCCGCCGGTACGCCGATCGTCAACGCCGGCTACGCCTACGACGCGGAGATCCTGCAGCGACTTCCCCGGCTGGACCCGGCGATCCGCACCCGCCGGCTGGACCCCGGCGAGCTGGCCGCCCGGTTGGAGAGCCTTTCGCCCGGACAGCTGGCGGTGGCGGAGACCTTCCTGGCCACCGCCCGCACGGTGCTGACCGAACTGGACTGCGTACCGCAGCTGCGGCAGTTCGACCCGGTCACGGTGCCGGCCCTGTACGTCCTCGGCCAGGCCGCCCGCGAGCAGGACAGTGTGCGCCGTGCGGTGGCCGGCTCCGACGAGCTGTGGTCGGAGGTGCTGTCCGCGTTCGCCGACGTCAACGTCGACCACCGCCCGGAGCTGGTCTTCAACTGGCGGCACCCGCTGATCCGCCGGCTCGCCGGGCAACCGGCGGGAGCGGCGCTACGCAATGCCGTCGAGGCGCTGTACGGTCAGGCGCTGCTCGCCGGT